The Cucurbita pepo subsp. pepo cultivar mu-cu-16 chromosome LG08, ASM280686v2, whole genome shotgun sequence genome contains a region encoding:
- the LOC111800603 gene encoding serine/threonine-protein kinase D6PKL1-like has protein sequence MERIPESKALPLLLPIEMLPESKLRPGKFCVLDDIPKTHMASAKQAGHWSNMHSAKVREVGRSIGQGYQDLEFTVPIRTMKGKSSFLGQEEPKRDATLKGSRNLIEEGGPSSFSGASHPPEPVDMDLMRTVYVPIGQNKPDARCLMKSFSVKGPFLEDLSIRVPAKKPSPAVLSPAESLVDEPHDLGVLSSPVSIPRASQNTETSLLPPDSEEKECVWDASLPPSGNVSPHSSIDSSGVVTAMSVVNSCGSAYRSDGMVSIERNCESTKGSIRGDSLESAKTSISRASDSSGLSDDSSWSNITGSANKPHKGNDPRWKAILAIRARDGILGMSHFKLLKRLGCGDIGSVYLSELSGTRCHFAMKVMDKASLAIRKKLTRAQTEREILQLLDHPFLPTLYTHFETDRFCCLVMEYCPGGDLHTLRQRQPGKHFSEYAARFYAAEVLLALEYLHMLGVVYRDLKPENVLVRDDGHIMLSDFDLSLRCAVSPTLIRTSYDSDPSKRGFCVQPACIEPSSVCIQPSCFLPRLFPQKSKKKSPKPRGELGLQSSALPELVAEPTAARSMSFVGTHEYLAPEIIKGEGHGSAVDWWTFGIFLHELLYGKTPFKGSGNRATLFNVVGQQLKFPESPATSYASRDLIRGLLVKEPQHRLGVKRGATEIKQHPFFEGVNWALIRCSTPPEVPRPMEAELPKFGVADTTGVGGGGGGIGVGSGSKRRVGTDVVKSGGQYLDFEFF, from the exons ATGGAGAGGATTCCAGAATCAAAAGCACTTCCATTATTACTGCCCATAGAGATGCTTCCAGAATCAAAGCTACGTCCGggaaaattttgtgttttggaTGATATACCAAAAACACACATGGCCTCAGCCAAGCAAGCTGGCCATTGGTCGAACATGCACTCAGCTAAGGTAAGAGAAGTAGGAAGATCTATTGGACAAGGATATCAAGATCTAGAATTTACTGTACCTATACGGACAATGAAGGGGAAATCCTCTTTTTTGGGGCAGGAAGAACCTAAGCGTGATGCCACATTAAAGGGTAGTAGAAATTTAATTGAGGAAGGTGGTCCAAGTTCCTTCTCTGGGGCTAGCCACCCACCAGAGCCTGTGGATATGGATCTTATGAGAACAGTTTATGTACCCATAGGGCAGAATAAACCGGATGCCCGGTGCTTGATGAAGAGTTTTTCAGTGAAGGGCCCTTTTCTTGAGGATCTTTCAATCAGGGTTCCAGCCAAGAAACCAAGCCCAGCTGTTCTCTCCCCTGCAGAAAGCTTAGTTGATGAACCACATGACTTGGGTGTTTTATCTTCCCCCGTTTCAATTCCTCGTGCATCACAAAATACAGAAACATCCCTCCTTCCCCCAGACTCGGAGGAGAAAGAATGTGTTTGGGATGCTTCTTTGCCCCCAAGTGGGAATGTAAGTCCACACAGTAGCATTGATAGCAGTGGAGTTGTCACAGCTATGAGCGTGGTTAATAGTTGTGGTAGCGCATATCGAAGTGATGGAATGGTTAGTATTGAGAGAAACTGTGAAAGTACAAAAGGAAGCATTAGAGGGGACTCTCTTGAGAGTGCAAAAACAAGTATTAGTCGTGCTAGTGATAGCAGTGGTCTTAGCGATGATAGTAGTTGGAGTAACATTACAGGAAGTGctaataaaccccacaaaggAAACGATCCTAGATGGAAAGCCATTCTTGCTATTCGAGCTAGAGATGGAATATTAGGCATGAGCCATTTTAAGCTTCTGAAAAGACTTGGATGTGGTGATATTGGTAGTGTTTATCTGTCAGAGCTAAGTGGGACTCGTTGTCATTTTGCAATGAAAGTAATGGACAAGGCATCGCTTGCTATCAGGAAGAAGTTAACGAGAGCTCAGACAGAAAGGGAGATCTTACAATTACTTGACCATCCATTTCTGCCGACTTTGTACACCCACTTCGAGACTGACAGGTTTTGCTGTCTAGTAATGGAGTATTGTCCAGGAGGAGACCTGCACACTTTGAGGCAACGACAGCCAGGGAAACACTTCTCTGAGTATGCTGCAAG GTTTTATGCAGCAGAGGTTCTACTGGCACTCGAATATCTACACATGCTTGGTGTTGTCTATAGGGACTTGAAACCAGAGAATGTCCTGGTTCGTGATGATGGCCACATAATGCTCTCAGATTTCGACCTTTCACTAAGATGTGCAGTGTCACCCACCCTGATACGAACCTCATACGATTCCGATCCATCTAAACGAGGATTTTGTGTCCAGCCTGCCTGTATTGAACCCTCATCAGTTTGCATCCAACCTTCATGCTTTCTTCCTCGACTCTTCCCTcagaaaagcaaaaagaaaagtcccAAGCCTCGAGGTGAGCTGGGGTTGCAATCTAGTGCTCTTCCCGAGCTGGTAGCAGAGCCTACTGCTGCCCGATCCATGTCTTTTGTTGGCACCCACGAGTACCTAGCCCCTGAAATCATTAAAGGAGAGGGTCATGGAAGTGCTGTTGATTGGTGGACTTTTGGCATTTTCTTGCATGAACTCTTGTATGGAAAAACCCCATTCAAGGGATCAGGGAACAGAGCCACACTATTCAATGTAGTAGGGCAGCAGCTGAAGTTCCCAGAGTCTCCAGCAACTAGTTATGCTAGCCGAGACCTTATAAGAGGTTTACTCGTGAAGGAGCCACAGCATCGACTTGGGGTCAAGAGGGGTGCAACTGAGATCAAGCAACATCCTTTCTTTGAAGGTGTGAATTGGGCTTTGATTCGATGCAGCACGCCCCCAGAAGTGCCTAGACCAATGGAGGCCGAACTGCCTAAGTTTGGGGTAGCTGACACAACAGGGGTTggcggaggcggcggcggcatcGGCGTCGGCAGCGGCAGTAAGAGGAGGGTAGGTACAGATGTTGTGAAGTCCGGTGGTCAATATCTTGACTTCGAGTTCTTTTAA
- the LOC111800088 gene encoding ethylene-responsive transcription factor 13-like: protein MSSNSNCSQGSSSEVFLLEWIRRHLLEDELDSVGGLGKNTPSLTSIDGVTDTETPGKGSSIRGLQFRGVRRRPWGKYAAEIRDPNRKGARIWLGTYQTAEEAALAYDRAAFQMRGAKAKLNFPHMIGSAEALIGIGCCHPKRASPDSPPPLFSVKRPRTDSPAMPRC from the coding sequence ATGTCGAGTAACAGCAATTGCTCACAAGGGTCTTCGTCGGAGGTGTTTCTGTTGGAGTGGATTCGGCGACATCTTTTGGAGGACGAGTTGGATTCGGTTGGGGGATTAGGGAAAAATACTCCGAGTTTGACGAGTATTGATGGGGTTACGGATACCGAGACTCCCGGGAAGGGGAGTTCGATTAGAGGGCTGCAGTTCAGAGGAGTGAGGAGGAGGCCATGGGGGAAGTACGCAGCAGAGATAAGAGACCCCAATAGAAAAGGGGCTCGCATATGGCTGGGGACATACCAGACCGCTGAAGAGGCTGCTTTGGCTTACGATCGAGCTGCTTTTCAGATGCGGGGAGCCAAGGCCAAGCTCAACTTTCCTCACATGATTGGTTCCGCGGAGGCGCTGATTGGCATAGGCTGCTGTCACCCTAAGCGCGCTTCCCCTGATTCCCCTCCGCCCCTATTCAGCGTCAAGCGCCCTAGAACGGACTCGCCCGCTATGCCACGATGCTAA